One window of the Larus michahellis chromosome 26, bLarMic1.1, whole genome shotgun sequence genome contains the following:
- the CALM3 gene encoding calmodulin-3 isoform X2: protein MALSARRASPANEAARAKERGCSFWRGRGLREGRVQRRDPGICGHRSLAPPPERHEFKEAFSLFDKDGDGTITTKELGTVMRSLGQNPTEAELQDMINEVDADGNGTIDFPEFLTMMARKMKDTDSEEEIREAFRVFDKDGNGYISAAELRHVMTNLGEKLTDEEVDEMIREADIDGDGQVNYEEFVQMMTAK, encoded by the exons ATGGCGCTGTCGGCCCGCCGCGCCTCGCCAGCCAATGAGGCGGCGCGCGCAAAAGAGCGAGGGTGTTCCTtctggcgggggcggggcctgcgggaggggcgggtccagcggagggatCCGGGGATCTGCGGACACAGGAGCCTCGCGCCGCCACCCGAGCGCCATG AGTTCAAGGAGGCGTTCTCGCTCTTCGACAAGGACGGGGATGGCACCATCACCACCAAGGAGCTGGGCACTGTCATGCGCTCGCTGGGCCAGAACCCCACTGAGGCCGAGCTCCAGGACATGATCAATGAGGTGGACGCTGACG gCAATGGCACCATCGACTTCCCCGAGTTCCTCACCATGATGGCGAGGAAGATGAAGGATACGGACAGCGAGGAGGAGATCCGCGAGGCTTTCCGCGTCTTCGACAAG gaCGGGAATGGGTACATCAGCGCCGCAGAGCTGCGGCACGTGATGACCAACCTGGGGGAGAAGCTGACGGACGAGGAGGTGGACGAGATGATCCGAGAGGCTGACATCGACGGCGATGGGCAAGTCAACTACGAGG AGTTTGTGCAGATGATGACGGCAAAGTGA
- the CALM3 gene encoding calmodulin-3 isoform X1, producing MADQLTEEQIAEFKEAFSLFDKDGDGTITTKELGTVMRSLGQNPTEAELQDMINEVDADGNGTIDFPEFLTMMARKMKDTDSEEEIREAFRVFDKDGNGYISAAELRHVMTNLGEKLTDEEVDEMIREADIDGDGQVNYEEFVQMMTAK from the exons ATG GCTGACCAGCTCACTGAGGAGCAGATCGCag AGTTCAAGGAGGCGTTCTCGCTCTTCGACAAGGACGGGGATGGCACCATCACCACCAAGGAGCTGGGCACTGTCATGCGCTCGCTGGGCCAGAACCCCACTGAGGCCGAGCTCCAGGACATGATCAATGAGGTGGACGCTGACG gCAATGGCACCATCGACTTCCCCGAGTTCCTCACCATGATGGCGAGGAAGATGAAGGATACGGACAGCGAGGAGGAGATCCGCGAGGCTTTCCGCGTCTTCGACAAG gaCGGGAATGGGTACATCAGCGCCGCAGAGCTGCGGCACGTGATGACCAACCTGGGGGAGAAGCTGACGGACGAGGAGGTGGACGAGATGATCCGAGAGGCTGACATCGACGGCGATGGGCAAGTCAACTACGAGG AGTTTGTGCAGATGATGACGGCAAAGTGA
- the PPP5C gene encoding serine/threonine-protein phosphatase 5 — protein sequence MAEGERAESGGGAGPGRPPSPADLERAEALKTRANEFFKGKDYENAVKYYSSAIELNPTNAIYYGNRSLAYLRTECYGYALADATRAVELDKKYVKGYYRRAASNMALGKFKAALRDYETVVKVRPNDKDAKLKYQECHKIVKQKAFERAIASDEHKRSVVDSLDIESMTIEDEYSGPKLDGGKVTLDFMKELMQWYKEQKKLHRKCAYQILVQVKEVLAKLPTLVETTLKETEKVTVCGDTHGQYYDLLNIFELNGLPSESNPYIFNGDFVDRGSFSVEVILTLFGFKLLYPDHFHLLRGNHETDNMNQIYGFEGEVKAKYTAQMFALFSEVFEWLPLAQCINGKVLIMHGGLFSEDGVTLDDIRKIERNRQPPDSGPMCDLLWSDPQPQNGRSVSKRGVSCQFGPDVTKSFLERNRLDYIIRSHEVKPEGYEVAHDGKCVTVFSAPNYCDQMGNKGSYIHLRGSDLRPDFHQFTAVPHPNVKPMMYANTLLQLGMM from the exons G GGAAGGACTATGAGAACGCGGTGAAGTACTACAGCAGCGCCATCGAGCTGAACCCCACCAACGCCATCTACTATGGGAACCGGAGCCTGGCCTACCTGCGCACGGAGTGCTATGGCTATGCCCTGGCAGACGCCACGCGTGCCGTCGAGCTCGACAAGAAGTACGTCAAGGGCTACTACCGCCGCGCCGCCAGCAACATGGCCCTGGGCAAGTTCAAGGCTGCCCTCCGTGACTACGAGACG gtgGTGAAGGTGAGGCCCAATGACAAGGATGCCAAGCTGAAGTACCAGGAATGTCACAAGATTGTCAAGCAGAAGGCCTTTGAGCGGGCGATCGCCAGCGATGAGCACAAGCGCTCTGTTGTGGACTCCCTTGACATCGAGAGCATGA CCATTGAGGATGAGTACAGCGGCCCCAAGCTGGATGGTGGCAAGGTGACGTTGGATTTCATGAAGGAGCTGATGCAGTGGTACAAGGAGCAGAAGAAACTCCATAGAAAATGTGCCTACCAG ATCCTGGTGCAGGTGAAGGAGGTGCTGGCCAAGCTCCCCACGTTAGTAGAAACGACGTTGAAGGAG ACAGAGAAGGTGACGGTGTGCGGGGACACCCACGGGCAGTACTACGACCTGCTGAACATCTTCGAGCTCAACGGGCTGCCCTCCGAGTCGAACCCTTAC ATATTCAACGGGGACTTTGTGGACCGCGGGTCCTTCTCGGTCGAGGTCATTCTCACGCTCTTTGGCTTCAAGCTCCTCTACCCTGATCACTTCCACCTTCTCCGAG GGAACCACGAGACGGACAACATGAACCAGATCTACGGTTTCGAGGGGGAGGTGAAGGCCAAGTACACAGCGCAGATGTTCGCCCTTTTCAGCGAGGTCTTCGAGTGGCTGCCGCTGGCCCAGTGCATTAATGGCAAAGTGCTG ATCATGCATGGGGGTCTCTTCAGTGAGGACGGCGTCACCCTCGATGACATCCGGAAGATTGAGAGGAATCGGCAGCCCCCAGACTCTG GTCCCATGTGTGACCTGCTCTGGTCCGACCCGCAGCCCCAG AACGGCCGCTCCGTCAGCAAGCGCGGGGTCAGCTGCCAGTTTGGGCCTGACGTCACCAAGAGCTTCTTGGAGCGCAACCGCCTCGACTACATCATCCGCAGCCACGAGGTGAAGCCCGAGGGCTACGAGGTGGCCCACGATGGCAAATGTGTCACTGTCTTCTCTGCCCCCAACTACTG CGACCAGATGGGCAATAAGGGCTCCTACATCCACCTGCGAGGCAGCGACCTGCGCCCCGACTTCCACCAGTTCACAGCAGTG CCTCACCCCAACGTCAAGCCCATGATGTACGCCAACACCCTGCTACAGCTGGGCATGATgtga